The Flavobacterium commune genome contains the following window.
TAGTTTTTTTTTGAATATACGAAAATCCTATTCAATAGTAACAATTATTAAAATTTTGACAAGTATTTTGTCCTTTTTTATTTAATTTTGCAGGAATCAAAGTTTAGTTCATCATAAAGTGAAATTTTATACTTAAGCTTCATTTATACATTCAAAAAAATAAAAAAACATATTATTATGAGTACAACTCAAGCCAACAAAATTGAAATTATAAAAGCACCTAATACAAAAATTAACGAAGTAGATTTTGACAACTTAACCTTTGGTTCTGTATTCACTGATCATTTATTTGAATGTGATTATAAAAATGGAGAATGGCAAAACCCAACTATTAAACCTTATGCTCCATTCCTGATGGATCCTTCATCGAGAGTTTTTCATTACGGACAAACTATTTTTGAAGGAATGAAAGCCTACAAAGATGATAATGATGCTATTTGGCTTTTTAGACCTGATGAAAACATAAAACGTTTTAACAGTTCAGCCGTTAGAATGGCAATGCCTGAAGTTCCTGAACAATTATTCATGGAAGGTCTTAACCAATTATTGAAATTAGATGAAGCCTGGATTAAAAAAGGTTTAGGAAACACGCTTTACATCCGTCCTTTTATGATTGCGACTGGTTTTGGTGTTGTTGCTAATCCTTCTGACGAATATAAATTCATGATTATCTTATCTCCTGCAAAAGCTTATTATTCAGGAGAAGTTAAGGTACTTATTGCTGAGCACTACAGTAGAGCAGCTAATGGTGGTATTGGTGCTGCAAAAACCGGTGGTAACTACGCAGGACAATTCTATCCTACTACTTTAGCCAATCAGGAAGGTTACCAACAAGTTATCTGGACTGATGACGCAACGCATACCAAACTGGAAGAAGCCGGAACAATGAATGTGTTTTTTAGAATCAACGATACTTTGATTACTGCTCCTACAAGCGAAAGAATCTTAGACGGAGTTACCAGAAAAAGCCTTATTGACATGGCAAAAAGAGAAGGAATCAACATTGAAGTTCGTTCAATTCTTGTTGACGAATTAATTGAAGGAGTAAAAAATGGTAGCTTAAAAGAAATTTTCGGTGCAGGAACAGCTGCTGTAGTAAGCCCTATAAAAGGATTTGCATACAAAGACGAATATTTTGAATTACCTAAAATAGAAAATTCTATCGCATTGCAATTAAAAGAGAAATTAACAAACATCCAACACAAATT
Protein-coding sequences here:
- a CDS encoding branched-chain amino acid aminotransferase, giving the protein MSTTQANKIEIIKAPNTKINEVDFDNLTFGSVFTDHLFECDYKNGEWQNPTIKPYAPFLMDPSSRVFHYGQTIFEGMKAYKDDNDAIWLFRPDENIKRFNSSAVRMAMPEVPEQLFMEGLNQLLKLDEAWIKKGLGNTLYIRPFMIATGFGVVANPSDEYKFMIILSPAKAYYSGEVKVLIAEHYSRAANGGIGAAKTGGNYAGQFYPTTLANQEGYQQVIWTDDATHTKLEEAGTMNVFFRINDTLITAPTSERILDGVTRKSLIDMAKREGINIEVRSILVDELIEGVKNGSLKEIFGAGTAAVVSPIKGFAYKDEYFELPKIENSIALQLKEKLTNIQHKLAEDTFGWTVKI